From one Thamnophis elegans isolate rThaEle1 chromosome 7, rThaEle1.pri, whole genome shotgun sequence genomic stretch:
- the KDELR3 gene encoding ER lumen protein-retaining receptor 3 yields the protein MNVFRILGDVSHLLAIIILIVKIWKSKSCSGVSGKSQILFALVFTSRYLDLFTTFISFYNTIMKVIFLLCAYFTVYLIYGKFRKTFESEQDSFRLEFLLVPVTGLSFLENYKFIPLEILWTFSIYLESVAILPQLFMISKTGEAETITTHYLFFLGLYRVLYLANWIWRYYTESFFDQIAVVSGVVQTIFYCDFFYLYITKVLKGKKLSLPMPI from the exons ATGAATGTATTTCGGATCCTTGGAGATGTCTCTCATCTCTTAGCTATTATCATTTTGATAGTGAAAATCTGGAAATCAAAGTCATGTTCTG GTGTTTCTGGAAAGAGTCAGATCCTCTTTGCACTTGTTTTCACAAGCCGTTACCTTGACCTCTTCACAACCTTCATCTCCTTTTACAATACCATCATGAAG GTTATCTTCTTACTTTGTGCCTATTTTACTGTGTACCTGATCTATGGAAAATTCCGGAAAACCTTTGAGAGTGAACAGGATTCTTTCCGTCTTGAGTTCCTTTTGGTTCCTGTCACAGGTCTCTCATTTTTAGAAAACTACAAATTCATTCCTTTAGAG ATACTATGGACTTTCTCAATTTATCTAGAATCAGTGGCTATCCTTCCACAACTTTTTATGATTAGCAAAACAGGTGAAGCTGAGACAATCACAACACATTACCTTTTCTTCTTGGGCCTTTATCGTGTGCTTTATCTTGCCAACTGGATCTGGCGTTATTACACAGAAAGCTTCTTTGACCAAATTGCTGTTGTTTCTGGAGTAGTACAGACAATCTTCTATTGTGACTTTTTTTACCTCTATATCACCAAAG TACTAAAAGGGAAGAAACTGAGTCTCCCAATGCCTATATGA